In Melospiza georgiana isolate bMelGeo1 chromosome 15, bMelGeo1.pri, whole genome shotgun sequence, one genomic interval encodes:
- the HBEGF gene encoding proheparin-binding EGF-like growth factor, with the protein MDGRAVLIQALLAAVCSAAAGGLRRDELHNEVLHKGGGGGGVPVPATAPLLGGSPEKEGGGAASGDDFSELPRVAFLSKPQGLVTPKKKGNGNKRRKGKGLGKKRDPCLRKYKDFCIHGECKYIRELGAPSCICQPGYHGERCHGLLLPVEHPPSAYDHTTALAVVAVVLSSLCLVIIAALLMLRCHKRGGYDVENEEKIKLGITVNH; encoded by the exons ATGGACGGGCGGGCGGTGCTGATCCAGGCGCTGCTGGCGGCAG TGTgctcggcggcggcgggcgggctgCGCCGGGACGAGCTGCACAACGAGGTGCTGCACAagggcggcggtggcggcggggTGCCGGTCCCGGCCACGGCCCCGCTGCTCGGCGGCAGCCCGGAGAAGGAAGGCGGCGGAGCGGCCTCGGGGGACGACTTCAGCGAGCTGCCGAGAG ttgcCTTCCTGTCAAAGCCTCAAGGCCTCGTTACTCCCAAGAAAAAAGGCAACGgcaataaaagaagaaaaggcaaaGGCCTGGGGAAGAAGAGAGACCCGTGCCTGCGGAAGTACAAGGATTTCTGTATTCACGGCGAGTGCAAGTACATCCGAGAGCTGGGAGCTCCCTCTTGCAT ATGCCAGCCAGGCTATCATGGGGAGCGCTGCCACGGCCTCCTCTTGCCTGTGGAGCACCCGCCCAGCGCCTACGACCACACCACAGCCCTGGCCGTGGTTGCTGTTGTCCTGTCCTCCCTGTGTCTCGTCATCATCGCAGCCCTGCTGATGCTCAG GTGTCACAAGAGGGGTGGCTACGATGTAGAAAACGAAGAGAAAATCAAGCTGGGCATCACTGTGAATCACTGA